In Streptococcus gallolyticus subsp. gallolyticus DSM 16831, the sequence ATGAGGTTGAATCTCCGCTTAAAATTTTATCAATCCTGTTTTGTAATTCAAGTTCGTATTTTTTAGCCTCACTCCTTAGTTTGAAACGTTTTTCAATCACTTTTTTATCAATTCCCAATGATGATTTGACTTCTTCTGGGATATAGATACGTAAGCGATAAGTTCCATTTTTAGTTTTTGTAATTGACATAGTATTCTCCTTTTCCTGAATTGAGCTAGAAAAATACCGTGGCTTAATTATATCAAACCACGGTTATAATGCTACTGATTTTGTAACCAGTGATTGAGTTCAGTTTTATCGAATCGAACAGTTTTTCCAATACGGATAACTGGTAATCCTTTTTTTATCCAAGAATCAAGTGTGTTATTGGAAATTCCTAGATAGTCACAGGCTTGTTGTTTGTTCAAAAATGGACTTCCGATATTGCTATTATCTAGTCGATTTTCAATTTCTCGTTTGATTAAATCAGCAATCAAAAGCTGAATTTGATGAATCTGTTCATCTGGCAGAATGACTTGCATGCTTTTTCTCCTTGTTATTTTTATCATACCTTCTTGAATCTAGATACTTAGCGAAAAAGTAAGTCTTATCCATAATTAAGCTCAGTAATTTTGGGTTTTCTGTCCGTGCATAATGAACTAAGCTGTTAAATTCCAAGAAGTTGTGCTCTTCGATTGTATCAATTACCAATGTCAAAAAATCATCTGAGTTATTAGTGATTAGAAATTTGTCTAAATCAAAGCCACAACCTGATTCAATATCATTGATATCATAGAGAGTTTTTTCAGGGTTTTCAGCGTGAGTGAAATAGTCATACATACCTTTAGGAGACATAATCACTTCCACATGTGCTGGGGTGTTTAAGTGAGTGGTTACTAATTCCGAAACTTGGGAGTAACTTTTAAGAGAATCAAAGTAGAGAGCACCATGTTTGTGAGCTTTTTTGAATTCGCCAGTCTCTTTATTAACATCTTTGTCATGCCAAGGACTGAGGACAAAGGGAATGTGCATTTCTTCAAGAATATCTAAATAATTTTCAGGAGCACTTTCTTGGTAGAGTAAGAAAGCCCACTTGTTGGAGCGTTTTTCTTTTGCCATAGGCAGTTACCTCGTTTCTATTGGTTTATCTATCAGGAGAATTTTTAGGTGATTTTGGTAGTTTTTTTCAAAAATCGTGATTACTGATTATTGGTATCATGGGGGTCGTAGTAACCCCATGACATGATTAAATTAGATAGATTGAAAGAGCAGTGCTTCTGGCTTTCACTTTGTGAGCCAAGCACTGCCTGTTCTTTTATCGCCTTGTTCCAATGAACCAGAGTTTATTTCCAGCTCGGTTTGATGAAGAAAAGTAATAATTAGGATTGCGACTAGCAATCTCTTCTCTAATATGAGTTTCCATATCTCGAAGGAGTTTTTGAGCTTGTTGAGTTTTGGGATATTTAATACAAACTTTTACAGCTTCTTTACGGACATCTACAGTACTTTTTGATATTGTTCGATTAAATTTTTTTAAAATAGGATTGTATTTTGTTATAGTTGTTTGATTGTCAATCGAAATAACTGATTTTGAGTTTTCATCTTGCTTGAGAAATTGTCGCAAGCGAATTGTTTGATAGACGGATTTAAAGTAATTTAAAATAGAATCATTTGTAAAACGAAAAGCTAATTCTAACATAATAAATAAAGATGCTATCAATATAGAGAGACCTGTAATATTTTTAGTAATATGTTCACAGATAGTTAGCTTACTTTGTACAATAATGATTTGATTATATAACTCTGGAATGTTTATATTGTCAATAAGTTTAGTTACCAAGTAGATAATCAGGCTAAAAGTAAAGCTAATCGTTCCCAAAAACAGTAAGTTTCTAACAATATTATAGGACTTTTGAAAAAAACTCTTTCTCATTATAGGATGCCTTTCTTAGTATAGTAAGTTGGACAAAGAAGTGGGAGTACTTGGTAAGGGTGCTCATTGTCAATGATTTGGATAAGTCCCGTCCCCTTACCAACGGGAATGACAATCCCTTCAGGGTCTAAATCAGGAAAGAGAAACTGTGTAGTCTTCTTATTGATGTTTCCGATTTGGATAAGAACATTTAATTGTTCACGGACAGAGACAGGGATTGTATTGTGGTCAAAGCGCTGGCTTACTAAAAGAAGATGGACTTTAGTAGCACGACCGAGTAGAGCAATCTGAGATAATAGTGAGAAAAAAGAATCCTTGATTGTCTTATTGACCCCTTCAGAGAGTGCTAGCACTTCATCAATGACGATAGTCAAATGGTCGAAAACATGGTCTGGATTATCGTAGAGAATTTTTTGCCGTTGCTGGATGAGATTTAGGCAATTGCTAAGATTTTCATTAATTTCAGATACAAAATCTGACTTTGAACGGTTCTTTTGTGGATGAATGACAGAAATTGAATTTTCACGTGCCCATCGAGACGGGGTATCGAACTTGGGGTCAACGATAATGAGTTCTGAAAAATTTTTCAATAAACTCAAAAAATAAGTAAGGGAATAGGATTTCCCAGATCCACTGTTACCAGCGATAGCTAGTGACGTCACTTTATTAAAATCTAAAGTGAGGTTTTTCATAATCGGAAGCTTACCTTTTTTCTGTATTTTTGAAAAATCATCTAAATCCGAAATAACAAGACGCTCAGAGACACCTTTTTTCCAAGGAAAGAAGAGACCGCGTTGAACATGAATATCATCTGTGTCAAGTGCCATGAAATAGGCAGAGTTTTGTTTGAGTAACGTATATCGTGGATATAGTGAAGCATTGGCAATAAGAAAGATTTTTTGATACAAATCGTCATCAATGATATAACTAGCTGGTAAGCGAGGAATAAACAGAAAGCCATTAGGCATGATTTTAATGTCAAAGCTATTCGTATAGCTAGTTTCTCCTTGCATAAGGGCTCCAAGTCCCATGTTGAGACTCTGGAGTAGGTACTGAGCTAGTTCTTTATTGGTCATTATTTAACCTCCTTAATGTCAGTTGCACGGAAATAGACATTATAGCCAACTTCGCAGGCTTCTAAATTATTAAATTCAACCATTGCCATATAAGTTGGAAGCGCCACCTCAGATTCAAATTTCACTTGAAAAGGTGGTAGTCCCTTTTGAGAGAACCAAGATTTGTAGGCGATAATTTCGCCGGTTGGTTGTCCGTTCTCAAACTTGATTTGGGCTTCCAGTTCAGTGCTTAAGCAGTAGATTGCTTGTTTATTGTCAATATAATTATTAGCAATGTTAGAAGCATATCCAATTTTGCGATTATTTGTTTTCATAATTTTTACCTCGTAAATTTTGATTTTTATTAGCTAATAATTCTTATTTTTTGTGTCTTACGTATCGACATATTAATTATATAATCATTTTTATTCCAGAAATTGATGATAATAAATCAAGAATTAGTCATTTTGTGCCAGAAATTGGTCATATTAATGATTAACAAAAAAAGCATGAAGCCGTTTAAGACTTCATGCTTTTTAGATTTTATAAGCTATTCAAATAATATGCTACCCATTTTATTATCAGATTTTCAACTTTATTTGAGTCAAGGTTATCAATATCATCTATTTCTTTTGTTAAATTTTTAAAAGAAAATAGCATATCATTTTTTTTATCAGCAAAAAATTGTTCAAATTTTGCTTTTAAATTGATATTAACTAATTGATATTGATTATTAAAATATTCGTCAACATTAATTTTAAATTTTTTAACAATCGAATCATCCTGAAATTTTTCTTCATGAATCATTATTCTTAACAATTCATATATAAATGTTTCAAGAAAAATATCATTTGGAAAAAAGAAGAGTCGATTGGAATTGATTTTCAAACACTGTTTTAAATCAAATATGACTGAAGCAGTTAAAAAAGTTTTCCCGTTTTTTCGAACTTTTCCGTGTCTTATTCTTGACATGGTACCCGAATCGAGGGTGATATTTTTTTGTGAAGCTATATAAAATCCTAATTTTTCTCGGAATCTTTGTACAGATTCATCTAAAAAAGTGGTCATTTGACAAATTCTTTCTTTAATATTTGTCGCTATTATGAATTTAACATTCAAAATCCACTTTTGATATCTTTTTTATTTCTTCATTTTCAAAACGCATTCTTTGTGCGACATACAAAAAATGAAGTTTGACCCTCACTTTTTCATTATATATTAAGGATCGTTAATATATAATGTTTGAAATAATATTAATTTCATTTTTACTGCATCTAGATTATTAAAATAATTTAGAACTGATTTTTACAAATTTCAACA encodes:
- a CDS encoding helix-turn-helix domain-containing protein, with the protein product MQVILPDEQIHQIQLLIADLIKREIENRLDNSNIGSPFLNKQQACDYLGISNNTLDSWIKKGLPVIRIGKTVRFDKTELNHWLQNQ
- a CDS encoding replication protein, translating into MAKEKRSNKWAFLLYQESAPENYLDILEEMHIPFVLSPWHDKDVNKETGEFKKAHKHGALYFDSLKSYSQVSELVTTHLNTPAHVEVIMSPKGMYDYFTHAENPEKTLYDINDIESGCGFDLDKFLITNNSDDFLTLVIDTIEEHNFLEFNSLVHYARTENPKLLSLIMDKTYFFAKYLDSRRYDKNNKEKKHASHSAR
- a CDS encoding ATP-binding cassette domain-containing protein, with amino-acid sequence MTNKELAQYLLQSLNMGLGALMQGETSYTNSFDIKIMPNGFLFIPRLPASYIIDDDLYQKIFLIANASLYPRYTLLKQNSAYFMALDTDDIHVQRGLFFPWKKGVSERLVISDLDDFSKIQKKGKLPIMKNLTLDFNKVTSLAIAGNSGSGKSYSLTYFLSLLKNFSELIIVDPKFDTPSRWARENSISVIHPQKNRSKSDFVSEINENLSNCLNLIQQRQKILYDNPDHVFDHLTIVIDEVLALSEGVNKTIKDSFFSLLSQIALLGRATKVHLLLVSQRFDHNTIPVSVREQLNVLIQIGNINKKTTQFLFPDLDPEGIVIPVGKGTGLIQIIDNEHPYQVLPLLCPTYYTKKGIL